Proteins co-encoded in one Gossypium arboreum isolate Shixiya-1 chromosome 11, ASM2569848v2, whole genome shotgun sequence genomic window:
- the LOC108474286 gene encoding TMV resistance protein N-like yields the protein MIQSWRSAKRSHRNSSKRSSSRGARLSFFRKPMPFQDGAWRNLLRLFNKKIVNGRNVFPIFYVVDPSDLRKQKEKVGEAFAKHEERYKEDKDKIQKWRNALTEVANIKGWHLHNRHESAFIEDIVKNISAKLCQTYPIIHDELVGISLHLEELYSKINIGEDDVRIIGICGMGGIGKTTLARVVYTQMSPYFEGKSFLADIREVSNKCGLVSLQKQLLSQILSDECFNFFNVHEGNAIISHRLFSKKVVVVLDDVDHVQHLKYLVGRQDWFGLGSRIIVTTRDEHLLRSYLIDDVYKPTTLNPNDALRLFNLKAFDSDTMLKDDFSELSEHIVNYAGGLPLALEVLGSFLCDRNLAQWRNAIERIKHDSNKEILDTLRISFDGLEEKEKNIFLDIACFFNGEKKYLEMKVLDGCEFFPDIGIDVLIKKSLIKVSDDNQYLWMHALLQEMGRKVVEEKCVDEPGKRCRLWKERDVHHVLAKNTVNH from the exons ATGATCCAAAGCTGGAGGTCGGCGAAGAGATCGCACCGGAACTCTTCAAAGCGATCCAGCAGTCGTGGTGCTCGGTTATCATTTTTTCGGAAACCTATGCCTTTTCAGGATGGTGCTTGGAGGAACTTGCTGAGATTGTTCAACAAAAAAATTGTTAACGGGCGTAATGTATTTCCAATTTTCTACGTTGTGGATCCATCCgatttaagaaaacaaaaagaaaaagttggAGAAGCCTTCGCCAAACACGAAGAAAGATACAAGGAAGATAAAGATAAGATCCAAAAGTGGCGAAATGCTTTGACTGAAGTAGCTAACATCAAAGGATGGCATTTACATAATCG GCACGAATCAGCATTTATCGAAGACATTGTTAAGAATATATCAGCAAAATTATGTCAGACATATCCAATTATTCATGACGAGTTGGTTGGAATTAGTTTACATTTGGAGGAGTTGTATTCGAAAATAAACATTGGAGAAGACGATGTCCGCATTATTGGAATTTGTGGAATGGGTGGCATCGGTAAAACAACTCTTGCAAGGGTTGTTTACACTCAAATGTCACCTTATTTTGAAGGTAAAAGCTTTCTTGCTGATATTCGAGAAGTTTCAAACAAATGTGGACTTGTCTCTTTACAGAAACAACTTCTTTCTCAAATCTTGTCAGATGAATGCTTCAATTTTTTCAATGTTCATGAAGGGAATGCCATAATTAGCCATAGGTTGTTTAGCAAAAAGGTTGTTGTTGTTCTTGACGATGTTGATCATGTACAACACTTGAAATACTTAGTTGGAAGACAAGATTGGTTCGGTTTAGGGAGTAGAATCATCGTAACAACCAGAGATGAACATTTGCTCCGATCTTATCTAATCGATGATGTGTATAAGCCTACAACATTGAATCCCAATGATGCACTTAGGCTTTTCAATTTGAAAGCTTTTGATAGTGATACAATGTTGAAAGATGATTTTAGTGAGCTTTCTGAACATATTGTAAATTACGCTGGTGGTCTCCCCTTAGCTCTTGAAGTCTTGGGTTCTTTTTTGTGCGATAGAAATTTAGCTCAATGGAGAAACGCAATCGAAAGAATTAAACATGATTCCAACAAAGAAATTCTTGACACACTCAGAATCAGCTTTGATGGGTtggaagaaaaggaaaagaatatATTTCTAGACATAGCATGCTTTTTCAATGGGGAGAAGAAATATTTAGAAATGAAAGTATTGGATGGTTGTGAGTTTTTCCCAGATATTGGAATCGATGTTCTCATTAAGAAATCTCTTATAAAAGTCAGTGATGATAACCAATATTTATGGATGCATGCCTTGTTGCAAGAAATGGGAAGAAAAGTTGTTGAAGAAAAATGCGTTGATGAACCTGGAAAACGTTGTAGATTGTGGAAGGAAAGAGATGTCCATCATGTCCTAGCAAAAAACACTGTAAATCATTGA
- the LOC108472067 gene encoding (+)-delta-cadinene synthase isozyme XC14-like has protein sequence MSSSKLPSSTHGSMSNQKRPSANFHPNIWGDIFLSSPSTNVDATTKLQHEELKEEVRRMIKVVMDDELFYRLRLIDTIKRLGVSYHFEREIEEVLLNLYEHDYEDGQTLETTSLQFRLLRENGFGVPCEWFNKFKDDEGNFNMSLTSDVKGLLELYEASHLRVHGEDILEEALGFTTTHLGLAKAAGTIEYPLSALVSRALYQPIHKGLPRLEARRFISIYRDDASHNKTLLKFAELDFNLLQISHKEELSKISRWGKSLDLPIKLPFVRDRLVEAYFCALGVYFEPQYSFAREILAKTMVMTSIMDDIYDAYGTLEELQLLTNAIQRWNVNYIDQLPEYMKSFYMPLLDLFGEKEQIMVKQGKSYRVKYAKDTFKQLCECYFVEAKWYNENFVPTMEEYMRNAVLSVGYMMLAVTSFIGMGDFVTLEIFNWASKNPKITNASSVVGRLMNDVTSHKFEQEKGHCASAVECYMREHAVSEEEACTELKKQVENAWKDINQEMIFSEISKVVPRPVLTRVLNVTRSINFIYKIGDEYTHVGKNTKDGITVLLIDPISVS, from the exons ATGTCTTCATCAAAGCTTCCTTCTTCAACTCATGGATCCATGTCCAACCAGAAGCGTCCCTCTGCCAACTTTCATCCTAACATTTGGGGGGATATTTTCCTTTCATCTCCATCAACG AACGTTGATGCTACAACTAAACTACAACATGAAGAACTGAAAGAAGAAGTAAGGAGGATGATTAAGGTAGTGATGGATGATGAGTTATTCTACAGACTGCGTTTAATTGATACAATCAAACGATTGGGTGTGAGTTACCATTTTGAAAGAGAGATAGAGGAAGTATTGCTCAATCTGTATGAGCATGACTATGAAGATGGCCAAACTCTCGAGACTACTTCTCTTCAATTTCGATTGCTTAGGGAGAATGGATTTGGTGTTCCTTGTG AATGGTTCAACAAGTTCAAAGATGATGAAGGAAACTTTAACATGTCCTTAACAAGTGATGTGAAAGGCTTACTAGAATTATATGAAGCTTCACATTTACGTGTGCATGGGGAAGATATACTTGAAGAAGCTCTTGGTTTCACCACCACTCATCTAGGTTTAGCCAAAGCTGCTGGCACTATCGAATATCCCCTTTCAGCCTTAGTCTCCCGTGCTCTATACCAACCCATCCACAAGGGCTTGCCAAGGTTGGAGGCTAGGCGATTCATTTCCATTTACCGAGACGATGCTTCACATAACAAAACACTGTTGAAGTTTGCAGAGTTGGATTTCAACTTGTTACAAATTTCACACAAGGAAGAGCTAAGCAAGATCTCAAG GTGGGGGAAAAGTTTAGACTTACCTATAAAATTACCTTTTGTTCGAGATAGATTGGTAGAAGCTTACTTCTGTGCATTGGGAGTGTATTTTGAGCCACAATACTCTTTTGCTAGGGAGATATTAGCAAAAACAATGGTCATGACATCAATAATGGATGACATATATGACGCATATGGTACACTTGAAGAACTTCAACTCCTCACGAATGCAATTCAGAG GTGGAATGTTAATTATATAGATCAACTCCCAGAATACATGAAATCGTTTTACATGCCATTGTTAGATCTTTTTGGAGAAAAAGAGCAAATAATGGTTAAACAAGGAAAATCGTATCGTGTCAAATATGCGAAAGATACA TTTAAACAATTGTGTGAATGTTATTTTGTGGAGGCCAAATGGTACAATGAAAACTTTGTACCAACAATGGAGGAGTATATGAGGAACGCGGTTTTATCTGTTGGTTATATGATGTTAGCCGTCACATCTTTTATTGGAATGGGAGATTTTGTGACACTTGAGATTTTTAATTGGGCATCTAAGAACCCTAAAATCACTAATGCTTCTTCTGTTGTTGGTCGTCTCATGAATGATGTTACTTCACACAAG TTTGAGCAAGAGAAAGGGCACTGTGCATCAGCTGTTGAATGCTACATGAGAGAACATGCAGTTTCAGAAGAAGAAGCATGTACTGAATTGAAGAAGCAAGTGGAGAATGCTTGGAAAGATATTAACCAGGAAATGATATTTAGTGAGATATCCAAAGTTGTTCCAAGGCCGGTTCTTACACGAGTTCTCAATGTTACAAGATCCATCAATTTCATTTACAAGATTGGAGATGAGTACACACATGTTGGGAAAAATACAAAAGATGGGATAACTGTTTTGCTCATTGATCCAATCTCAGTCTCCTAA
- the LOC108474284 gene encoding disease resistance protein RPV1: MLSLPSTPSSISKKEYDVFLSFRGEDTRKNFTDHLYEALTRRGIVTFRDDPKLEAGEEIAPELFKAIQQSWCSIIVFSKTYAFSSWCLEELAEIVKQKKDKEHKVFPIFYDVDPSDLRKQKGKVEEAFAKHEERYKEDREKIQRWGNALREVANIKGWHLNNRHESEFIEDIVKRISAKLCQTYPVVPDDLVGISLHLEELYSKIDIGEDDVRIIGICEMGGIGKTTLARIAYTQMSPHFEGKTFLADVREVSDKCGLVFLQKQLLSQILLDECFNFFNVHEGNTIISRRLSSKKVLVVLDDVDNLQHLKCLVGKLDWFGLGSRIIVTTRDEHLLQSYRVDDVYKPTALNPNDALRLFNLKAFGSDTTLKDDFIELSKHIVHYAGGLPLALEVLGSFLCGRDVAQWRSAIERLQRNSNKEILDRLRISFDGLEESEKNIFLDIACFFNGEEKVLDGCEFFSNIGIDVLIKKSLIKVDEHKHLWMHRLIQEMGRKIVREKSVDEPGKRCRLWEEKDVHHVLTKNTKHCFEVLNVLYILMLIFVLLMVFRESSKILNLSANAFSKMTTLRLLRVLCLSNCDDLKYLSNELRLLDWTGYPLRSLPSSFQPDNLVVLLLPYSHIEQLWKGNRPLYKLKIINLKESQNLIKTPDFTTAPNLEVLIMEACTRLVDVHPSLGVLKRLKLLNLRECRSLRSLPTKIGMESLETLILSGCSNLARFPDIDGKMEHLKTLHLSGCCKVEYLPENLQQAEFLEELDLSETAIKEPPSFISQLKNLKILSFSGCKGPSKLKINLLSLFKVSQRGRMNSIALMLPSLSGLSSLRKLTLRDGSLGEGDIPGAISCLSSLTNLDLSGNNFNTIPGSLTRLSRLEYLTLSNCGLFNIGGDIPSDISGLSSLRFLGLSGNNFTSIAASLTRLSNLQRLGVSDCSELESLPVLLARMTSEWIVDCAHLMAINCYRLAENISAITLLKTHIKAFANSRKEFDVIIPGNEIPEWFSHQRGGSVIDIPLPLNIQNDSQWIGVAFCCIFVNEGGPEEKVVGGRAYIRCRNSGQSSYNGSDFQGRNPGWISSNFFAFGGEYSEPITKDHLFLCYFSRDKLYPLYFEDECGEWETNNLWTMDCSDHECDEMSFEMSFEGTLGYPSLKVKKCGVRLMYEKDLEEIKEVHCHTPQSSPNLEHIHHHSTDNDGSAGSTSRLKRKLNTHEETEEEGPQPKRMQKIFNFIMGRSEKKQ; the protein is encoded by the exons ATGTTGTCGTTACCTTCAACTCCATCGTCCATTTCTAAAAAGGAATATGATGTTTTCTTGAGTTTTAGAGGTGAAGATACTCGCAAAAACTTCACAGATCATCTCTACGAAGCTCTAACGAGGCGTGGGATTGTCACCTTTAGAGATGATCCAAAGTTGGAGGCGGGTGAAGAGATCGCACCTGAACTCTTTAAAGCAATTCAACAATCATGGTGCTCGATCATCGTTTTTTCAAAAACCTATGCCTTTTCAAGTTGGTGCTTGGAGGAGCTTGCTGAGATAGTTAAACAAAAAAAGGATAAGGAACATAAAGTATTTCCAATATTCTACGATGTAGATCCATCCGATTTAAGAAAACAGAAGGGAAAAGTTGAAGAAGCGTTTGCAAAACATGAAGAGAGATATAAGGAAGATAGAGAAAAGATCCAAAGGTGGGGAAATGCTTTGAGGGAAGTGGCTAACATCAAGGGATGGCATTTAAATAACAG GCATGAATCAGAATTTATTGAAGATATTGTTAAGAGGATATCAGCGAAATTATGTCAGACCTATCCTGTTGTTCCTGATGACCTGGTTGGAATTAGTTTACATTTAGAGGAGTTGTATTCAAAAATAGACATTGGGGAAGATGATGTTCGTATTATAGGAATTTGCGAAATGGGTGGCATTGGTAAGACAACTCTTGCAAGGATTGCTTATACTCAAATGTCACCTCATTTTGAAGGCAAAACCTTTCTTGCTGATGTTCGAGAAGTTTCGGATAAATGTGGACTTGTTTTTTTACAAAAACAACTTCTTTCCCAGATATTGCTTGATGAATGCTTTAATTTTTTCAATGTTCACGAAGGGAATACCATAATTAGCCGCAGGTTGTCTAGCAAAAAGGTTCTTGTTGTTCTTGATGATGTTGATAACCTACAACACTTGAAATGCTTGGTTGGAAAACTTGATTGGTTTGGTTTAGGAAGTAGGATCATTGTAACGACAAGAGACGAACATTTGCTTCAATCTTACCGAGTTGATGATGTGTATAAGCCTACAGCATTGAATCCTAATGATGCCCTTAGGCTTTTTAATTTGAAAGCTTTTGGTAGTGATACAACATTGAAAGATGATTTCATTGAACTTTCTAAACATATTGTACATTATGCTGGTGGTCTCCCCTTAGCTCTTGAAGTTTTGGGTTCATTTTTGTGCGGTAGAGATGTAGCTCAATGGAGAAGTGCAATTGAAAGACTTCAAAGAAATTCTAACAAAGAAATTCTCGATAGGCTTCGAATTAGCTTTGATGGATTGGAAGAAAGCGAAAAGAATATATTTCTAGATATAGCATGCTTCTTCAATGGAGAGGAGAAAGTATTGGATGGTTGTGAATTTTTCTCAAATATTGGAATAGATGTTCTCATTAAGAAATCTCTCATAAAAGTTGATGAACACAAGCATTTGTGGATGCATCGCTTGATAcaagaaatgggaagaaaaattGTTAGGGAAAAATCTGTTGATGAACCTGGGAAACGTTGCAGATTGTGGGAGGAAAAAGATGTCCATCATGTCTTAACAAAAAACACA AAACATTGCTTTGAGGTATTGAATGTTTTGTATATTTTAATGCTTATTTTTGTTTTGCTTATGGTTTTTAGGGAATCGAGCAAGATACTCAATTTGAGTGCCAATGCTTTCTCGAAGATGACAACTTTGAGATTGCTCAGAGTACTTTGTCTCTCAAATTGTGATGAtctcaaatatctttctaatGAGCTACGACTTTTAGATTGGACAGGATATCCTTTAAGATCATTGCCTTCAAGCTTTCAACCGGATAATCTTGTCGTTCTTCTCTTACCATATAGTCACATTGAACAACTATGGAAAGGGAATAGA CCCttgtataaattaaaaataatcaacCTTAAAGAGTCCCAAAACCTAATCAAGACACCAGACTTTACAACAGCCCCAAATCTCGAAGTTTTGATTATGGAAGCTTGTACCAGATTAGTAGATGTTCATCCATCACTTGGAGTGCTTAAGAGACTTAAACTCTTGAATTTAAGGGAGTGCAGAAGTCTTAGGAGTCTTCCAACCAAAATTGGAATGGAATCCCTtgaaactttaattctttcaggtTGCTCAAATCTTGCAAGGTTTCCAGATATTGATGGGAAAATGGAACATCTAAAAACTCTTCATCTGTCTGGTTGCTGTAAAGTTGAATATTTGCCAGAGAATTTGCAGCAAGCAGAATTTTTGGAAGAGCTTGACTTGAGTGAAACAGCCATAAAAGAACCACCCTCCTTCATTTCTCAAttgaaaaatcttaaaattttgtcTTTCAGTGGATGCAAGGGTCCGTCTAAGTTAAAAATAAATCTCCTTTCTCTTTTCAAGGTAAGCCAAAGAGGAAGGATGAATTCCATAGCTCTAATGCTACCTTCATTATCAGGTTTGAGTTCATTAAGAAAGTTGACTCTAAGGGACGGCAGTCTTGGTGAAGGAGATATTCCTGGTGCTATATCTTGTCTATCCTCTTTGACAAATCTTGATCTTAGCGGTAACAATTTCAACACCATACCGGGGTCTCTTACACGACTCTCCAGGCTTGAATATCTTACATTGTCAAATTGCGGCCTGTTCAATATTGGTGGAGATATTCCAAGTGATATTTCTGGTCTCTCCTCATTGAGATTTCTTGGTCTTAGTGGTAACAATTTCACCAGCATAGCTGCGTCTCTTACTCGTCTTTCCAATCTTCAAAGGCTTGGGGTGTCAGATTGCAGTGAGCTTGAATCGTTGCCTGTGCTTCTAGCAAGAATGACAAGTGAGTGGATAGTTGATTGTGCTCACCTTATGGCCATTAACTGCTACAGATTGGCTGAGAACATTAGTGCAATAACATTGCTGAAAACACATATTAAG GCATTTGCGAATTCAAGAAAAGAGTTTGACGTTATTATACCTGGAAATGAAATCCCAGAATGGTTCAGCCACCAGAGAGGCGGCTCTGTAATTGACATACCTCTGCCTCTCAATATTCAGAATGACAGTCAATGGATTGGAGTTGCTTTCTGCTGCATTTTCGTCAATGAGGGTGGTCCTGAGGAAAAGGTTGTCGGTGGTAGAGCTTATATACGTTGTAGAAATTCTGGACAATCTAGTTATAACGGATCTGATTTTCAAGGAAGAAATCCTGGATGGATCTCATCGAATTTCTTTGCTTTTGGTGGAGAATATTCGGAGCCCATAACAAAGGACCACCTGTTTCTTTGTTATTTCTCGCGTGATAAATTGTATCCATTATACTTCGAGGATGAATGTGGTGAATGGGAAACCAATAATTTATGGACAATGGATTGCTCTGATCATGAATGCGATGAGATGTCTTTCGAGATGTCTTTCGAAGGCACACTTGGTTATCCTTCTCTTAAGGTGAAGAAGTGTGGTGTTAGACTAATGTATGAGAAAGATTTGGAAGAAATAAAAGAGGTGCACTGCCATACCCCTCAATCTTCTCCAAACTTGGAACATATCCATCATCACTCTACTGACAACGATGGATCCGCAGGTAGCACTTCCCGTCTAAAACGAAAACTCAATACCCACGAGGAAACAGAGGAAGAAGGGCCGCAGCCGAAACGGAtgcaaaaaattttcaattttataatgGGCCGATCAGAAAAGAAGCAATAA